One part of the Coturnix japonica isolate 7356 chromosome 22, Coturnix japonica 2.1, whole genome shotgun sequence genome encodes these proteins:
- the ENTPD4 gene encoding ectonucleoside triphosphate diphosphohydrolase 4 isoform X2 — protein sequence MGRIGVSCLLPASWHFSISPIGCPRIFNTTLRQIVVIGILAAAVSLLYYSLVVIRNKYGRASRDKRFHRYLARVTDTEATDTNNPNLNYGIVVDCGSSGSRIFVYCWPRHNGNPHDLLDIKQMRDKNRKPVVMKIKPGISEFANTPEKVSDYIFPLLHFAAEHVPRAKHKETPLYILCTAGMRILPESQQKAILEDLVTDIPVHFDFLFSDSHAEVISGKQEGVYAWIGINFVLGRFEHTDDEDEAVVEVHIPGSENKEAIFRKRTVGILDMGGVSTQIAYEVPKTEEVAKNLLAEFNLGCDAHQTEHVYRVYVATFLGFGGNAARQRYENSVFSSTVLKNGLLGRQTGMTSDSPYLDPCLPVDAQDEIHQNGQIMYLRGTGDFNLCRELIQPFMNKTNETQTSLNGVYQPAVHFQNSEFYGFSEFYYSTEDVLRMGGDYNAAKFIKAAKDYCATKWSVLRERFDRGLYASHADLHRLKYQCFKSAWVYEVFHSGFSFPASYSNLKTALQVYDKEVQWTLGAILYRTRFLPLRDIQQENFRGSHSHWRSFSFVYNHYLFFVCFLIVLLSILLYLLRLRRIHRRMLWNSSSPSLWMEEGLPPQKISAAL from the exons ATGGGAAG GATCGGCGTTTCTTGTTTGCTTCCCGCCTCTTGGCACTTCAGCATCTCTCCAATAGGATGTCCACGTATTTTCAACACGACTTTGCGGCAGATCGTGGTGATTGGaatccttgctgctgctgtctctttGCTTTATTACTCGCTGGTAGTCATCCGTAATAAGTATGGCCGTGCATCCAGGGACAAGAGATTTCACAG GTATCTTGCTCGGGTAACAGACACTGAAGCTACAGATACAAACAACCCCAATCTGAACTATGGGATCGTTGTGGACTGTGGTAGCAGTGGCTCTCGGATCTTTGTGTATTGTTGGCCAAGACACAACGGTAACCCACACGACCTGCTGGATATAAAACAGATGAGggacaaaaacagaaaaccagtgGTTATGAAAATCAAACCAG GTATCTCAGAGTTTGCTAACACACCCGAGAAGGTCAGTGATTACATTTTCCCACTTCTACACTTTGCTGCTGAACATGTGCCCCGTGCAAAGCACAAAGAGACTCCTCTTTATATTCTGTGCACTGCAGGAATGCGGATTCTACCCGAAAG CCAGCAGAAGGCAATACTCGAAGATTTGGTCACTGATATCCCAGTGCATTTtgactttctgttttcagactcGCATGCAGAAGTTATTTCAGGGAAACAGGAAG GAGTGTATGCATGGATTGGCATCAACTTCGTTCTTGGAAGATTTGAGCATACAGATGATG AGGATGAAGCAGTTGTGGAGGTGCACATCCCaggcagtgaaaacaaagaagctaTCTTCCGTAAGAGGACAGTGGGTATTCTTGACATGGGTGGAGTGTCGACTCAGATAGCATACGAAGTCCCTAAAACT GAGGAAGTTGCCAAAAACTTGCTTGCAGAATTCAACCTGGGCTGTGATGCTCATCAAACTGAGCATGTGTATAGAGTCTACGTTGCAACGTTCCTTGGCTTTGGAGGGAATGCAGCACGTCAGAGATATGAGAACAGTGTGTTTTCCAGTACAGTGCTCAAAAATGG GCTGCTGGGCAGACAGACTGGCATGACTTCAGATTCCCCATACCTCGATCCCTGCCTGCCTGTAGATGCTCAGGATGAGATCCATCAGAATGGACAGATAATGTATTTAAGGGGAACAGGAGACTTCAATCTGTGCCGTGAGCTTATCCAGCCCTTCATGAATAAGACCAATGAAACTCAGACCTCCCTTAATGGTGTCTACCAGCCTGCTGTGCACTTTCAGAACAGTGAATTCTATGGTTTCTCCGAGTTCTATTACAGCACTGAGGACGTGTTGCGCATGGGAGGGGATTACAATGCTGCTAAATTTATCAAAGCTGCAAAG GATTATTGTGCCACTAAGTGGTCTGTCCTACGGGAACGTTTTGACCGTGGTCTTTATGCATCACATGCTGATCTCCACAGACTGAA gtACCAGTGTTTCAAGTCTGCCTGGGTATACGAAGTATTTCACAGTggcttctcttttcctgcaaGCTACAGCAATttgaaaacagctctgcaggtgtATGACAAGGAGGTGCAATGGACACTGGGAGCCATTCTGTACCGAACACGGTTTTTACCTTTAAG AGACATCCAGCAAGAAAACTTCCGTGGAAGTCACTCCCACTGGAGGAGCTTCTCCTTTGTTTACAATCACTacttgttttttgtctgttttctgattgtgctgctctccatcctGCTTTACCTGCTGAGGCTCAGGCGGATCCACAGGCGAATGCTATGGAACAGCTCATCTCCTTCCCTCTGGATGGAGGAGGGCCTCCCACCACAGAAGATCTCTGCAGCCTTATGA
- the ENTPD4 gene encoding ectonucleoside triphosphate diphosphohydrolase 4 isoform X1 — protein MGRIGVSCLLPASWHFSISPIGCPRIFNTTLRQIVVIGILAAAVSLLYYSLVVIRNKYGRASRDKRFHRYLARVTDTEATDTNNPNLNYGIVVDCGSSGSRIFVYCWPRHNGNPHDLLDIKQMRDKNRKPVVMKIKPGISEFANTPEKVSDYIFPLLHFAAEHVPRAKHKETPLYILCTAGMRILPESQQKAILEDLVTDIPVHFDFLFSDSHAEVISGKQEGVYAWIGINFVLGRFEHTDDEDEAVVEVHIPGSENKEAIFRKRTVGILDMGGVSTQIAYEVPKTVSFASSQQEEVAKNLLAEFNLGCDAHQTEHVYRVYVATFLGFGGNAARQRYENSVFSSTVLKNGLLGRQTGMTSDSPYLDPCLPVDAQDEIHQNGQIMYLRGTGDFNLCRELIQPFMNKTNETQTSLNGVYQPAVHFQNSEFYGFSEFYYSTEDVLRMGGDYNAAKFIKAAKDYCATKWSVLRERFDRGLYASHADLHRLKYQCFKSAWVYEVFHSGFSFPASYSNLKTALQVYDKEVQWTLGAILYRTRFLPLRDIQQENFRGSHSHWRSFSFVYNHYLFFVCFLIVLLSILLYLLRLRRIHRRMLWNSSSPSLWMEEGLPPQKISAAL, from the exons ATGGGAAG GATCGGCGTTTCTTGTTTGCTTCCCGCCTCTTGGCACTTCAGCATCTCTCCAATAGGATGTCCACGTATTTTCAACACGACTTTGCGGCAGATCGTGGTGATTGGaatccttgctgctgctgtctctttGCTTTATTACTCGCTGGTAGTCATCCGTAATAAGTATGGCCGTGCATCCAGGGACAAGAGATTTCACAG GTATCTTGCTCGGGTAACAGACACTGAAGCTACAGATACAAACAACCCCAATCTGAACTATGGGATCGTTGTGGACTGTGGTAGCAGTGGCTCTCGGATCTTTGTGTATTGTTGGCCAAGACACAACGGTAACCCACACGACCTGCTGGATATAAAACAGATGAGggacaaaaacagaaaaccagtgGTTATGAAAATCAAACCAG GTATCTCAGAGTTTGCTAACACACCCGAGAAGGTCAGTGATTACATTTTCCCACTTCTACACTTTGCTGCTGAACATGTGCCCCGTGCAAAGCACAAAGAGACTCCTCTTTATATTCTGTGCACTGCAGGAATGCGGATTCTACCCGAAAG CCAGCAGAAGGCAATACTCGAAGATTTGGTCACTGATATCCCAGTGCATTTtgactttctgttttcagactcGCATGCAGAAGTTATTTCAGGGAAACAGGAAG GAGTGTATGCATGGATTGGCATCAACTTCGTTCTTGGAAGATTTGAGCATACAGATGATG AGGATGAAGCAGTTGTGGAGGTGCACATCCCaggcagtgaaaacaaagaagctaTCTTCCGTAAGAGGACAGTGGGTATTCTTGACATGGGTGGAGTGTCGACTCAGATAGCATACGAAGTCCCTAAAACTGTAAGCTTTGCCTCTTCGCAGCAG GAGGAAGTTGCCAAAAACTTGCTTGCAGAATTCAACCTGGGCTGTGATGCTCATCAAACTGAGCATGTGTATAGAGTCTACGTTGCAACGTTCCTTGGCTTTGGAGGGAATGCAGCACGTCAGAGATATGAGAACAGTGTGTTTTCCAGTACAGTGCTCAAAAATGG GCTGCTGGGCAGACAGACTGGCATGACTTCAGATTCCCCATACCTCGATCCCTGCCTGCCTGTAGATGCTCAGGATGAGATCCATCAGAATGGACAGATAATGTATTTAAGGGGAACAGGAGACTTCAATCTGTGCCGTGAGCTTATCCAGCCCTTCATGAATAAGACCAATGAAACTCAGACCTCCCTTAATGGTGTCTACCAGCCTGCTGTGCACTTTCAGAACAGTGAATTCTATGGTTTCTCCGAGTTCTATTACAGCACTGAGGACGTGTTGCGCATGGGAGGGGATTACAATGCTGCTAAATTTATCAAAGCTGCAAAG GATTATTGTGCCACTAAGTGGTCTGTCCTACGGGAACGTTTTGACCGTGGTCTTTATGCATCACATGCTGATCTCCACAGACTGAA gtACCAGTGTTTCAAGTCTGCCTGGGTATACGAAGTATTTCACAGTggcttctcttttcctgcaaGCTACAGCAATttgaaaacagctctgcaggtgtATGACAAGGAGGTGCAATGGACACTGGGAGCCATTCTGTACCGAACACGGTTTTTACCTTTAAG AGACATCCAGCAAGAAAACTTCCGTGGAAGTCACTCCCACTGGAGGAGCTTCTCCTTTGTTTACAATCACTacttgttttttgtctgttttctgattgtgctgctctccatcctGCTTTACCTGCTGAGGCTCAGGCGGATCCACAGGCGAATGCTATGGAACAGCTCATCTCCTTCCCTCTGGATGGAGGAGGGCCTCCCACCACAGAAGATCTCTGCAGCCTTATGA